The Caenorhabditis elegans chromosome II genome has a segment encoding these proteins:
- the Y53F4B.11 gene encoding uncharacterized protein (Confirmed by transcript evidence) produces METEICEQLGDLHLDKEAILLRAEQIEQDIKARKYSVIPPLSDEEQNLLDAEIAKRAAPPPGVPDAADFPLHDIVKELGLDKPVDGTDPEFYEELKAKDANTVYKNMKDVPDSIAAKYLPDLARRFVEFERRVKRVERMLWALPREDRSLEEDRFEILTELLDKSCQGLEIWEEHCERKIPLGHRCVLEGELIHLITSKFDLIDKICGEFDKLKNKRSEVNDERDMLRYEIRHCDMIFTEIHEKFLKSYLEMDW; encoded by the exons ATGGAAACCGAAATTTGTGAGCAACTCGGCGATCTTCACTTGGACAAGGAAGCCATCTTGCTCCGCGCCGAGCAAATCGAGCAGGACATCAAGGCACGG aagtACTCGGTGATTCCACCATTGTCCGACGAGGAGCAGAACCTTCTGGACGCTGAAATCGCTAAGCGAGCTGCTCCGCCGCCGGGTGTCCCGGATGCCGCCGATTTTCCGCTTCACGACATTGTGAAGGAGTTGGGGCTCGATAAGCCGGTCGATGGGACGGATCCCGAGTTTTATGAGGAGCTGAAGGCCAAGGACGCGAATACGGTCTACAAGAACATGAAAGAT GTTCCGGATTCCATCGCCGCCAAGTACCTTCCCGACCTGGCTCGACGCTTCGTGGAATTCGAACGACGTGTGAAACGTGTCGAACGGATGCTTTGGGCCCTCCCGCGTGAGGATCGTAGCCTCGAAGAAGATCGATTCGAAATTCTCACCGAACTTCTCGACAAGAGTTGCCAAGGATTGGAGATTTGGGAGGAGCACTGT GAGCGAAAAATCCCACTTGGGCATCGTTGTGTGCTCGAGGGAGAGCTCATTCATCTGATCACTTCGAAATTCGAtttaatcgataaaatttgcGGAGAATTTGATAAGTTGAAGAATAAACGCTCGGAGGTCAACGATGAACGTGAT ATGCTCCGCTACGAAATCCGTCACTGTGACATGATCTTCACGGAGATTCAcgagaagtttttgaaatcttacTTGGAAATGGATTGGTGA
- the Y53F4B.51 gene encoding uncharacterized protein (Confirmed by transcript evidence) gives MSKKLGFFVVLLLLVGVFSAQIRIPLFGGIITINNNFEKKPTNSTEKFTGSTVKNGSVENFEFSTKPPKTPSQQRPKSAVLNALLSMFGRF, from the exons atgagcaaaaaattgggatttttcgTGGTTTTATTGCTGCTCGTCGGGGTATTTTCTG ccCAAATCCGGATCCCCCTCTTCGGCGGAATCATCACTATCAAtaacaatttcgaaaaa AAACCTACCAACagcactgaaaaattcactgGCTCCACTGTGAAAAATGGGTCCGTGGAGAATTTCG aattttccacaaaaccGCCGAAAACTCCGTCCCAACAACGTCCGAAATCGGCTGTTCTGAATGCACTTCTCTCAATGTTTGGACGTTTCTAG
- the Y53F4B.11 gene encoding uncharacterized protein (Confirmed by transcript evidence), producing MLWALPREDRSLEEDRFEILTELLDKSCQGLEIWEEHCERKIPLGHRCVLEGELIHLITSKFDLIDKICGEFDKLKNKRSEVNDERDMLRYEIRHCDMIFTEIHEKFLKSYLEMDW from the exons ATGCTTTGGGCCCTCCCGCGTGAGGATCGTAGCCTCGAAGAAGATCGATTCGAAATTCTCACCGAACTTCTCGACAAGAGTTGCCAAGGATTGGAGATTTGGGAGGAGCACTGT GAGCGAAAAATCCCACTTGGGCATCGTTGTGTGCTCGAGGGAGAGCTCATTCATCTGATCACTTCGAAATTCGAtttaatcgataaaatttgcGGAGAATTTGATAAGTTGAAGAATAAACGCTCGGAGGTCAACGATGAACGTGAT ATGCTCCGCTACGAAATCCGTCACTGTGACATGATCTTCACGGAGATTCAcgagaagtttttgaaatcttacTTGGAAATGGATTGGTGA